Part of the Melopsittacus undulatus isolate bMelUnd1 chromosome Z, bMelUnd1.mat.Z, whole genome shotgun sequence genome is shown below.
tcagtagcacttaccctgatcaagaaCTTTCTAGTCTCATgccctgccagtgaggaggggcacgggaagccaggaggaagcagagaggacACCTAgcccagactagccaaaggggcTAGCAcatccataccacagcacgtcatgcccagtatataaactgcaGGGAGCCACCCAGAAGGCCAGATCgttgctcaggttgggctgggtattggtcggtgggtggtgagcaattgcattgtgtgTCACTTAGGTTTCTTGGgattctccctttccctttaagtcttatattctctccccttgtaatttcccttatcattagtagtattatattatactttagttattaaactgatGTTATCTAAACCAGTGGGGTTTAAATTCTTTGTATcctgaagggggtctacagggatgctggtgagggactcttcattagggactgcagtgataggacaaggggtaacgggttgaaacttaaacagcagaggtttagattggatataaggaagaaattctttactgttagagtggtgaggtactggaatgggttgcccagggaggttgtgcatgctccatccctggcagtgttcaaggccaggctggatgaagccttgcatgatatggtttagtgtgaggtgtccctgcctatggcagggggttggaactagacgatcttaaggtcctttccaaccctaactatgattctgttctcctccccatcccaaccAGGGGGTGAGCGAGCAGCTGCTGATGCTGAAAATCATCAGCTGGGTCTAAGCCACAATATTAATATAATCAGCTTTGTAAGACCAAAGTAATAAACCTCAAAACATTCTGCAGGTTCAGGAGAACTTCCAAGTTCATTAATTCCAAAGGAGCCACATGCACCTTAGGAACTACTCTGTGCCAAGatattctctttcttcttgGCAACTGCTGAGTTCAGAGATGGGTAACTTCATTAAAGAGATTCAGAGTTGCACCTAGCCTGTTTTACCTTGAAATAATCCCCAAAGGACCAGGACCCCAGCATCTCAAAGAAGGTGTGGTGGTAGACATCTTTCCCAACGTCATCCAGGTCATTGTGCTTGCCCCCTGCTCGGATGCACTTCTGAGTGTTAGTGGCTCTTTTCAGTTTAGCAAGTGGGTGTGAGGGGTCAATAGTGTTGAGGAAAATGGGTTTgaactgaaaggaaagaaaaaagggcaaTCAAGAAAACCACCAAGAGCCTGTTTTCAAATGCTGCAAGCAACAGCAAGGCAGAAAGTGTTATCTATGTCATGTTACCACTAGCCTGGATACACCCAAGGCAGCTTTCAGAAACAAGCCTGCTGTCTCCTGCCTGTGAGGAGACTGCAGCACTGCCTAGAGCTTAGCATTCCTATATACACACATGTTCCTGGAGCCCACCAAACCCCAGGATCTCCAACAGGAATGAAAGTAGACAGATTCCCaatgacaaagagaaaagaaagtaatttttttcagcagcCCAGCCTCAGCCACTCTTTAAAACTGCTGTCAGCCATTTGTGCCAGGACTAGCTATGGTACAAACGGTCAAATAAGGGAGACTGACAGTGCTCCCATTATTGCAAAGTCATCCCAGCAGACACAGGAACCTCTTCCAACACTCTTGCCAGTTTTACAAGAGCACAATGGGCTACATCAGACACACCAACCACCTCTGTGTGACCAGAaggaagacagagaaaacaATAGTCTCCCACATAAAACAGCTTCGTGGGTGTCAACTGATATAGGATGCGTCCATAAGGACCACAGTACCAGAGTGGAAATCCTACCTGGTTCATACCAGCATTGGCAAAAAGCAGTGTGGGGTCATCCAGGGGGATTGTAGAAGACGAGTGCACATAGACATGCTTATTTTCCTTGAAGAAGTCAAGAAACTGTTGCCGGATCTGGCTTGCTGTTAATGTAGTCTCCATACTGAAGCTGCAAGTTACAGGTGTCCAAAGCAAGCAGAAGGGAAAGTATCAAGGCCTTGGTGCAGTCTGAAGGAACAACAAATAAGGTTCTTACATGTTGTCAGCTCAAGAGGCAACATCAGGATCACTGCCTCCATCTCCTCAAAGGGTCTCTCCACACTGGTTAAGCACTGTCGCTGACTCCTCAGTTCAGCCATCAGCCTGCCCCAGATAGTGCTGCCCAATTGCAAACTTCCTCTCCCCCAACCTCCCTGATTTCTAGAGCTTTACATCAAGTTACTTGTTCTTTGAAAACATGTGGGTTAAAAATACCAGTTTCACCTGAATACTAAACTCAGAAAGAGGTTGTGTTTGCTCTGCTGAAGACATGGCAGGGGATTGCCAAGTCCTAAAACCATTCAAGGTGATTAAATCACAGGATTATGGAAGAGCTGAATTTGGAAATGATCACGTcatccacccctcctgctcaaagcagaggtGCCTGGGTGCTTTCCCAGAGAGGAACCACACTGCCGCACACACATCAGAGACAGGTGACACCTCCTGTACAGCCCAGAGTGTAAACGAAGCTGTACCCTGCCGATGGAGTGCAATGCGATCACCTGAAGGGCCAAACTCCCCCCACCCTGCTCTGGTGCAGGGACATCAATTCCTCATTGTACCAAGGCCAGCGAGGCGCTGCATGAAGTAAGGAAGGCAGGACTCGAGGAGCGAAGGAATGAATCGGCGCAGCAGGGCCTCAGAACAGACTCAGTGCCTCGAGAAGCAGCGCGGGCCCGGCAGCCCTGCGAGAAGCCAACCAGAGCCGGCAGGGGTGCATCCCCCGGCGGCCCCGGCTGAGGCGAAGAGACCTGGCACTGACAGCGGCGCCACACCCGTCCTCTCTCGCTGCCGCTGTCCGCCGCGGCCCCCCCACCGCCcgccctgcctgcctgcctgcctgcctgcctgcctgcctgcctgcttgcTTGCCTGCCTGCCCTCCTGCCCGGGGCTTCCGCTTCACGTCCCTCCGCCCTCGCCCCCCTCAGGCCGTACCTCCGCCGCTGCCGCAGCCCCCAGATCCGCACCTCCGCAGCGTCCGCTCCGCCCCGCCCCTTGAGCTCATCGCCGTGCGCCAGCTCCCAATTGGCTGAGCCTCCGTCGCTCCGGGTaaagccccgccccctcccctctGCCGCGTGGGGATGGGCTTCCCGCTGGCTGATGCAATGGGGGCACGACGCAGCGGGCGCGTGACGCGGCGGGGGTGAAGCCGCGTTGGGAGTTTCCATGTTGGGGGTGCGAGCCCTGCTGCGGGCTGGGGGAGGGGCATGGAGGCATGGAGGCATGGAGGCATGGAGTCATGGAGGCATGGAGGCATGGAGGCATGGAGGCATGGAGTCATGGAGGCATGGAGGCATGGAGTCATGGAGGCATGGAGGCATGGaagctggaagagaccttcaggAACAAATCCAACCATacctcagcactgccaaggccactaCTGaaccatggcactgagggcctcatctacacagtctgtgaacacttccagggatggtgactccaccgctgccctgggcagcctgttccaatgcctgagcaccctttggggaagaaattgtcCCTAATCCTCAGTCTAAACtttccctggtgcagcttgaggctctTTACTCTTGTCCTATGCCTTGTCCCTGTGgagcagagaccagccacctcctggctccatcctcctgccaggcagttgtagagaggGATAAGGGCcaccctgagccttctccagactaacacacacacacacacacgcacacacacacacacttccctccccccccgcaccccagtgctattccccatcacacttgtgctccagctccctcacTTCTGGCATGGGGACAGCAGTGGGCTGCAAAAGCAGCTAAGGAGGGGATGTGGAGGGCAGGGAGCTGGCTGGGGGTGGTAGTCAAGGTCGCTGCTGCACTGGTGACCAGAGCCCTGTGGGCTTCCCTGCTGGGGGACGTAATGGCTACAAGGCCTCTGCATGGGTCTGAGAGGACAAGGTCTTGGCTAAGAGGTGCAGGGGGGTGGGTGTCACTCATTAGGAACATGCTCTAGTCATACATTTGGGGAGTTGATGGGGTAGGGACATGCAATCCAAGGGCTTGTAAACAGGGGAGGTGCCATGTTGACAATTCACTGTGTGGACTGAATCAAGCATTGAGAAggattcggagaaaactccaggaacaaactcaccaacagagtttcaagctgacaagcaggaattctttactgcggtgctgggagacacaggggatagctcctcctaatgtgtATCACTGTATTGCTACATAGGCAATCCTTACGTAGTcactgggcacacatacatattcatgaggttacatATGAAtgacatcattttccagaaagtttcctacatgcgtacaaaaatgtgatggtggcctctgagggtcatttacttcttccaaggatcttcatcacttctggcagtcTTTGAAGCACCAGCTTAAATAACATTACggacatagcaatcatcctgtccttctactatcagttagtttaactgctcCCACCCTGGACATCTAttagtcccagatactccctaTCCTCAGGTCCTGTTtctctattctgcttttcttacattttttgtactaaggtcctaAGGACCTATAACTATGTAAAGTACCTTCAAGCACCTcggttattttccattacaaagctaTCAAACTTAAcgttacttagaactgattacattttgtgctttcctGCCTCCTTGTCTCAAAAGGGAGCTCAGGAAGACAGTGGGGCCCCTGCATGTTTGTGAGGTCTGGTTCAACtgctgggcaacctgatctgaAGTCATTGGTGACCCTGCTCCTCCTGACAGGTCTTGGAGCAGAGTCCTCTCTAACCTGAGTGGTCCCCAAGTGCCTCTGCAGTGTTGGGATCTGGTGGCTTGGTGTTCTCTCTTTCCTAAAGCATCCCTTCTGGCCAAGCAGTGGTTTTTGACCCATGAGTatgtctgtgctgctgtcctTTGCCTTTGTTGCCATCAGTTAGCCCTTTCCAAAGGTTACTTGCTGCTTGCCTTCCCAGCTCGATGCTGGCCTGCAGCCCTCTTCACTTTACTTTGGTCTCTGTACCAACAAGCCTGGAAGGAAAAGTGGAAACTCCAGTCCTGTTGGCTCCTAATGGGAATGTAGCTCTGGATGCTGCTTGCAGATAGCAGCAGGAGCGGGCAGGTCTGTGCAGTGCAGTTGCTTGTGCAGTTGATTCCAGCTTCAGCAATGCCTGCTACAGTGGGTTTGTGTCTAACACCATCCAGATCCACACCCAGCATGCTTACCTCTCATGGGATCTGCCCACcaagaggaaaggaaacatCACTGTTGCTTGCCCTCCATGCTCTGTGTCCCCTGAAAACACATCTTCCAAGTGAGAGCCCCTTCACCATTGCCCAGCTGCTGGCATGGGTATTTCTTTGGTGACTGCCTGACCTGGAACCACTCAGATACTTGGGAAATAGTCAGCTCTGTCCCCTCCACCAGGCTGAGTGAGGCTGGGCAACCAATGTGTCCCTTTGGGCACATCCAGGTGTGACAGTCCCCTCCCCACTTACTTCTTctttcctgccccccccccccccgccccttaACCTCAGGTTTCAGCTGAGGCTTTTCACATAGTAGTTCTGAGTTTCTTTTTGACACCTTACCTCTGCCTCCTGAAAATCCATGCCCCCAAACACGTCTGTGCCACAGGAACCTCGGCTTTGCAGGCACCTCGTAGGCTTAGGAGCATCCAGCATTGTCTTCCAGGAAGGAGAAGGGTAATGGCTGTGTGTTTGGAGCCCCAGCAGCGGCTGGTCAGGGCTGTAGGGAGCTGAGGATCTTCTCTCCCTGAAAGCATTGACACCAATTGAGCTTCCAGGGTCAGAAATGCTCTTCCTGTGCTTCCTAGGCTGGGTTTTGGATTAGCATCCCTGGCTTCAACCATCCCCAACTCACCCCTCAGACTGGAAGATCACCAGCCACAGCGATGTGGAActgtttttttggtggtgtttccAAGTGCTTTTCCAAGCTTTTGTTAGAGGTGACAATTCTGGTATTGTTATGGTGCCTGTGGGAGCTGGGGCTTTACCGGGGGAGGACTGGGTGACTGATGCCGGAGACATCCAGCCCTGTGTGCGGGGTTTCCCTCGCACCCTGGCTGTGCCTGGGGCAGGCCAGGGgccagggctggtgctggcatCGTCCCTGTCCCCATGGGCGCCCGGAGCCACACCCTGGGCTGTGCCCGGCTCCTCTCCCAGTCGGGCCGTGTGTGTCACCGCAGGGATGGCGGCGCTGGCTCGCAGCGTGCTGGTGACAGGCTCCAACCGCGGCATCGGGCTGGAGCTGGTGAGGCAGCTCGCCGCCAGCCCCCGGCCCCCGCAGCACATCTTCGCCACATGCCGTGACCCCGGCGGGCCGCGAGGGAAGGTCAGTGGAGGtgtgggacatggggatggtCCCGAATGGGGCAGGCGGTGGGAATGTGCgatccctgcagccctgccagctCGCTGCCCCGGCTGGGTTAGTCTGGCAGTGGGGACAAGGCTGCTCTGGTGGGGTCTCATAACCCCCAATCCCTGACCTAGCTGGGTGGGATGAGGCTGGAAGAGCAGACATGGTGCCCATGTCCTCCTGGCCATGCTCATGGCCAGCCAACCCCTTCTCCATACTGGGATCACCCAGGACAGGGGCAGTGCCTGAGCCCAGCAATACACTTCCCCTCCTGCCCACAGGGATGCCCTGACCCCTGGGAATAGCTCCACACACTTTTTTGACAAAAGCAAAGCCACCATGGCCCAGCTCTAGCTGgggtgagcaggcagctggggtGGGAGCAGAGACATGCTGCTGGTCACTTCTAACCTCCTCTCATGCTCCATCACTTTGTTTCCAGGCTCTGCAAGAATTAGCTGCCCAGCACCCCAGCATCAAACTGGTCCAGCTAGGTATGGAGCAATCCCTCTCCTTGTACCTAACATTGCTTCTAGCCCCCTGCTTGCTTCAGGGATGGGTCTGGGGACACCTTTGCCTTAACACAGACAGacaggcagctccagccctgctgatgGGGAGGGGCCTGTGCACATCTGGGCAGGCTTCCCCCTTCAAACAGAGCTGTCCTCTGGCTGGAAGCGGTCAAACCGGCTTTAATACAGGCAGAGGTGGGTCTGGACACCTTGGCTGAGCAAGATTCATGGGAAAGGTATGACCTGTGTTCCCAAAGATGCTAAATACAGTGactgggttttgggttgggaCATGTAGGTTTGACAAGTGAATCAAGGCAGGGCACACTGGATGGTTCCTGAACAGTAGGGTTGGTTTGGGGTCTTCTTGGAAATGGCCATGGTTGGTATGCCATTCCTGGCAAgtaaaaatgggagaaaagaaatagaCTGAAGGATGCATATGGGGAATTTGGTCCTGCCATGGTGCCAGTATCCCAGGTTGATGCTCAGACCCAGAAACATGCTCCAGTTTGGAGCCTGGGCTGGGGAGATCATCTTTCATCCTTTCGTTGTTCCCATGGACACAGGCCAGATTCAGTGGCCTTtgtcagcagcactggagaGCAAATGGACGTGGACAGCATAGGGAACTGggagcagaaaaaggaaggCAGCCAGGACAGCATTTGGTGTTGCCAAAGTTGGGGTATTTGCAGGCAGGAAGCTCCCAGGGtgctgggcagggatgggggctTGGGCACTGGGGTGAAACATGGGGAGATAAAGAGCACCAGGGTGAGGAACGTGTTTTCCTGCAGATGTGTCTTGAGTAGGCAGACAGCACTGTCTGAGAGAGCAGTAGCTGCTCACAGCCCCTTTTATTATTAAATGGATTGTTAAAGTATGATACCTTCTCTGTGTTAAAAAATATCATCTTGAATATTACCTGTGATGGGAAGAGCACGTTTACTTTGCTCACCAAAGCATGGCCAGCATAAAAGGGACATCTCAAGGGGCTGACCACTAAATAAACCTTCACTAAAACACCAGATTACCCATCAAGTCCCCAAATAAGCTAAAAACCTATGAAAAAATATCCAACAGCAACAAGTATTTAAAAAGCTGCTTCAGGCTGTCTTTATCCTGAGGAAAAGTTGACTTCAAAGCAGTAACAGGAATGcacttttcagaaaggaaagttaaaaattgAATCCGAGACACCAATGACCTGTCACTTCCTTttgttctctcttcctttctcaccCTTATCCTCATATTTCTTTTGAGGAGACAAAAGTTTGTTCCTTCAGCAAATTTGGCTACCCTATCACTAGAAGCATGCTCGTCCCACATTACTGGCCCCTTGAAGCAGTGACTCAGCTAGTTCAAACAGCAGTTAATCATTCACCAAGGCAACTGAAAGATCCCCCATGCATGGTGGAGTGATGGAGCCTTGAACTCAGATCATTATCCAAAGTCATTAATAAAACCCCTACTATATATCCTGCACCTGGCCATGCGCATCCTCTCAAATCCCAGTGCTCCATCCCCTCACATacagcagccccacaggagATTATCTCATCAAAATCCCCCCAGATGTTTTCCTGACACTGCTGTGGGGGTTCTTGTCGAACAATGCAAGGTGGTAGCAAGTCCCAAGATACTCAAATATTTGCTTACACCATAAGGACACCAGCCTAGGTCAGAATtataagatcatagaatcaaccaggctggaaaagacctttaagatcatcaaattcaaacagcactgccaaggccaccactgaaccatggcactgagggcctcatctacacagtctgtgaacacttccagggatggtgactccatcactgccctgggcagcctgttccaatgcctgagcaccctttggggaagaaactgttcctgatctccagtctaaaccacccctggtgcagcttgaggctctttcctcttgtcctatcccttgttccttgggagcagagaccagccacctcctggctccatcctcctgtcaggcagttgtagtgtgataaggtctcccttgagccttctcttctccagactaaaccccccagttccctcagctgttcccaccacacttgtgctccaggcccttcaccagctccgctgcccttctctggacctgcttcagcacctcaatgtctgcCAGGAAAAATAGATCAATCTGTTGCTCGTCAGTGTAACAAAACACTCCAAGAGGGGTGTATTCAGCCTTACAAACCTTTGCTAATTCAGTCTTGtggaagcagaagagcagcaatgTAGTTCAGGGGCAAATctgctaccaaaaaaaaaaaccaacccatcTTTGTGATTGCCTCTCCAACACAGCAAGCCCATCAGATTAGCACCTTCAAAACATCTGTGTGTAAAATGTGCACGGGAGCAAAAACACACTCCAGTATGCCCATACACATGGTTCTAAAGGGCTTGGTGGTGTAGTAGGGTTATTGAAAGGCAATATATAAAGTTTAATGTTGGTCAAACCAGTCCATTTCAGATCCTGAAGGTGTTTAGATGACTCCTTTTAAATCAACAATGGCCACTTCAGTGGGGTGAGCACCTGGGAGGGAATGTACTTACTAGAAAGTAAACCCAAAAGCTGAcccaaaaactgaaaaaaataagaatcccagcctggtctgcattggaaaggacctcaaagctcacccagttccaacccctgccacaggcagggacaccttccactagaccaggttgctccaagccccatccagcctggccttgaacactgtcagggatggagcagccacagcttctctgggcaacctgtgccagggcctcagcaccctcacagggaagaacttctgcctaagagctcatctcaatctcccctctgtcaggttaaagccattcccccttgtcctgtccctacaggcccttgtccaaagcccctctccagctttcttgcaacccctttaggcactggaagctgaaCCACTGGAGCTCTTCTCCACTTTGCTTTCTGCCCCAGCAGACACTGTGAACTTGCCCAGCATCCGTGGAGCCGTGTGGGCTGTGGGGTCTTATCTGAAGGACCAGGGCTTGAACCTGCTCATCAACAATGCGGGTGTCAGCTCGCATGCCACGCTGCACTCCCTGAATTCCCAGGAGATGctctctgtgtttgccaccaatGCCATTGGGCCACTCCAGGTTGCAAAGGTACCTTTTGGGTTTCTCCTGCTTGGGGAGATGTTCTTCATGGCAAAGGTGGCCTCAGCTGGTGGGTTCTGGCTCTCTCAAATGAGTAGAACTGATGGGGCAAGACCAGGACTGTGGGTCTCATCTACCCAcctggaggagcagggaggcagctcAGCCTATCCCCTGCATCTCCAATGCTCTGCTTCTCCCTGTCTggagctcctgcctgctctttcCTTGGGGAAGGGAAACGCTTGAGCCTGCACCCTCCTTGGGGCATCCTCCCCTTCCCTTGCACCTCTGCTGGGGGTTTCTTTCCTGTAGTCTGCAACAGAGATCTCCAGGGTGTTCCTCAAGCTCGAGGCTTGTCCCATGTTAACATAGCATCCGTGTCTTTGGCAAGGAATTTCTGCCGCTTCTGGAGAAGGCAGCAAACGGCTcggggcaggaggggctgagctgcagcagggctgccatCATCAACATCTCTACCAAGCTGGGCTCCATCGGGCTGTGCCTTGGTGTGCACCAGGACCCCATGTACCCATACCGTGCCAGTAAGGTGAGGAGCTGGGGAcggtgctggggatgctctgcaTGCCCAGGGCACATGGAGGGGTCACACACCTGGTTCTCCAAATGTCAGCTTGGAGACCGAGACAGCAGGACCCAGGACTGAGCCTTTCAAGGGGGTTGTGCCAATGCTGTACCCCAGGGCCAGGTCCCATTTCCCACCTTGTGGCTGGGAAAAGTCTCCCTTCCAGCCCACCCATATCCCAGGTCATGCTGGCGTGGCACTGCCTCTTCCAGGCTGCCCAGAACATGGTGACAAGGTGCttggctgcagagctccaggACAAGGGGATCTTGTGCACAGCCATCCATCCTGGCTGGGTGAAGACTGACATGGGAACGGAGAAGGTACCGGGCTGTGCAGGGGAGGGTCAACAAGATCCCCAGTGTGCCTCCAACTCTCAAACACTTTGGGATGTTGTGTGATGCTGTGAGCTGCCGGGACCATCTCCTGGTGCAGACAGGCAGCAAGATACAGTGTGCCAAGTGGATAACTAGCCCTGTTCCCCCAACCCAGCACAAAGAGCAGGGGGATGGCAGTAAAGAAAATACCCCCATGAGCACTATGGGTGCTGGTCCcgtctcatagaatcatagaatggtttgggttggaaaggaccttaaagcaaatccagttccaagcccctgc
Proteins encoded:
- the LOC101872526 gene encoding retinol dehydrogenase 8-like isoform X2, with translation MAALARSVLVTGSNRGIGLELVRQLAASPRPPQHIFATCRDPGGPRGKALQELAAQHPSIKLVQLADTVNLPSIRGAVWAVGSYLKDQGLNLLINNAGVSSHATLHSLNSQEMLSVFATNAIGPLQVAKEFLPLLEKAANGSGQEGLSCSRAAIINISTKLGSIGLCLGVHQDPMYPYRASKAPLMVEHSVRGILTVLASLSQDNSGAFLDWEGNSLPW
- the LOC101872526 gene encoding C-factor-like isoform X1, producing the protein MAALARSVLVTGSNRGIGLELVRQLAASPRPPQHIFATCRDPGGPRGKALQELAAQHPSIKLVQLADTVNLPSIRGAVWAVGSYLKDQGLNLLINNAGVSSHATLHSLNSQEMLSVFATNAIGPLQVAKEFLPLLEKAANGSGQEGLSCSRAAIINISTKLGSIGLCLGVHQDPMYPYRASKAAQNMVTRCLAAELQDKGILCTAIHPGWVKTDMGTEKAPLMVEHSVRGILTVLASLSQDNSGAFLDWEGNSLPW
- the LOC101872526 gene encoding C-factor-like isoform X3; translation: MAALARSVLVTGSNRGIGLELVRQLAASPRPPQHIFATCRDPGGPRGKALQELAAQHPSIKLVQLDTVNLPSIRGAVWAVGSYLKDQGLNLLINNAGVSSHATLHSLNSQEMLSVFATNAIGPLQVAKEFLPLLEKAANGSGQEGLSCSRAAIINISTKLGSIGLCLGVHQDPMYPYRASKAAQNMVTRCLAAELQDKGILCTAIHPGWVKTDMGTEKAPLMVEHSVRGILTVLASLSQDNSGAFLDWEGNSLPW